One part of the Phoenix dactylifera cultivar Barhee BC4 chromosome 4, palm_55x_up_171113_PBpolish2nd_filt_p, whole genome shotgun sequence genome encodes these proteins:
- the LOC103722877 gene encoding cytochrome P450 85A1-like — translation MVLLGWVLGLALGFLVACSGLLRWNEVRYRKKGLPPGTMGWPLFGETTEFLKQGPGFMKNQRLRYGSLFKSHILGCPTVVCMDPELNRFILMNEGKGFVPGYPQSMLDILGRCNIAAIHGSLHKAMRSVMLGLINPPVIRDQLLPKIDEFMRSHLSSWNGEVIDIQEKTKEMALLSALKQIASIENGPLSEALKTEIFQLVLGTLSLPINLPGTNYRRAFQARKKLVGMLREIIEERRASQCSYNDMLDSLLKNDDTTKVKLTDEQIIDLIIALVYSGYETVSTTSMMAVKYLHDHPRALEELKNEHLKIRRGKSAKDAVDWNDYKSMSFTRAVIFETLRIATVVNGVLRKTTQDVEMKGFVIPKGWRIYVYTREINYDPFLYPEPLTFNPWRWLEKNLESHQHFMMFGGGGRLCPGKELGIVEIAAFLHHFVTRYRWEEVGGDKILKFPRVEAPNGLHIRVWDH, via the exons ATGGTGCTCTTGGGTTGGGTTCTGGGGTTGGCACTGGGCTTCTTGGTTGCCTGCAGTGGTTTGTTGAGATGGAATGAGGTGAGGTATAGGAAGAAGGGCCTCCCTCCAGGGACAATGGGATGGCCACTCTTTGGGGAGACAACAGAGTTTCTGAAGCAAGGGCCTGGCTTCATGAAAAACCAGAGACTTAG GTATGGGAGCTTGTTTAAGTCACATATATTGGGATGTCCTACGGTGGTATGCATGGATCCAGAACTTAATAGATTCATTCTCATGAATGAAGGGAAGGGCTTTGTTCCTGGCTATCCACAGTCCATGCTGGATATATTGGGAAGATGCAACATTGCAGCCATCCATGGTTCCCTCCATAAGGCTATGAGAAGTGTTATGCTTGGTCTCATCAATCCCCCAGTGATCAGAGACCAACTCTTGCCCAAGATCGATGAGTTCATGAGATCTCACCTCAGCAGTTGGAATGGGGAAGTCATAGATATCCAAGAGAAAACCAAGGAG ATGGCGCTGCTGTCGGCCCTGAAGCAGATAGCTAGCATCGAAAATGGTCCACTTTCTGAAGCTCTCAAAACTGAGATCTTCCAACTTGTTCTTGGTACCCTTTCCTTGCCCATCAACCTTCCAGGCACAAATTACCGGCGTGCATTCCAG GCAAGGAAGAAACTAGTAGGCATGTTGAGAGAGATCATTGAGGAGAGAAGAGCTTCTCAGTGCTCTTATAATGACATGCTCGATTCCCTCCTAAAGAATGATGATACCACAAAAGTAAAATTAACTGATGAGCAGATCATTGATCTGATCATCGCTCTCGTCTATTCAGGCTATGAAACTGTTTCGACAACTTCAATGATGGCtgtaaaatatctccatgatcACCCAAGAGCTCTTGAGGAACTAAAG AATGAACATCTGAAAATCCGAAGAGGGAAGTCGGCAAAAGATGCAGTTGATTGGAATGATTACAAGTCCATGAGTTTCACCCGAGCG GTAATTTTTGAAACTCTAAGAATAGCCACAGTTGTTAATGGGGTGCTCaggaagacaacccaagatgtGGAAATGAAAG GATTTGTCATTCCAAAAGGGTGGAGAATCTATGTTTACACTAGGGAGATCAATTATGACCCATTTTTGTATCCTGAACCTCTAACCTTCAATCCATGGAGATGGCTG GAAAAGAACCTGGAATCACACCAGCATTTCATGATGTTTGGTGGAGGAGGTAGGCTATGCCCAGGGAAAGAACTGGGGATAGTAGAAATTGCAGCATTTCTTCACCACTTTGTGACCAGATACAG ATGGGAAGAAGTTGGAGGAGATAAAATACTGAAATTTCCAAGGGTTGAAGCTCCCAATGGGCTACATATCCGAGTTTGGGACCACTGA